TGAGTCGGATCAACCGTCTTCGACTCTACGGGCGGGGTCTGACAATCGGCCCCGGCACCCGGCGCGGGCCGGAGACCTCATGGGGTGATCAAGGGACTGTGCGCGAGACGACGTACACGAACGGATTGGCCGGGTCGGACATGTTCACGACGACGTCCTGGGTGGGCGCCGGGTTCTTCTGCTTGTGGACGAAGCCGTACCACGGTCCGGGGCGCTTGAAGTCCCAGCCGGTGATCTTCTGGTCGCGGGCGCTGATGGTGATGGCGTCCGGCTTCAGGTCGCTCCGGCTGACGCCGATGGTCTTCAGGAACCAGTCCATGTTCTTGTCGGCCGTCTGGAACTGGACGTAGAGACGGCTGGTCTTCCAGTTGTTCGTCTCGTAGTACGCGACCTGGTACGACGGGTCGGGGACCGGGATCTGGTACAGCCGGCGCTGCACCCTCGACGGCCAGCCCGCGGTGAGGCCGGTCGCCGAGTACTTCGCCTCCTTGTCCTTGCCGCTGTCGCGGCTCTGGTTGGCGGAGATCACGAGATAGCCGGCCGGTACACCGATGAGCAGCACGATGATGAGCAGGGTGATCGCCCTGCGGCGGATCATGTGGCGGCGGTCCTCGGCCGGCTGCTGCGGCTCGTCGGGAGAGTCCGGCTGGCGGGGTACGGTCACGGTCACGCCGAATCCTGGGACGACGACCGGCGGGCCTCGGTGAACCGCGCATAGCGCTCGTAGCGCTCCACCCGGCGCCGGTTGGCGCGGCGGAAGCGGCGGGCGACCAGGCGGGCCAGGTCGGCGGCGCCGACCATGCCGGCCTCGGGGCCGAGCTGGGCCCGCGTGACGCGGGCCTCGGGGCGGTAGCCGCGGCCGGTGAGGTGGCGCTTGAAGGCGTCCCGGGCGGGGCCGAT
Above is a window of Streptomyces sp. DT2A-34 DNA encoding:
- a CDS encoding sugar kinase; amino-acid sequence: MTVTVPRQPDSPDEPQQPAEDRRHMIRRRAITLLIIVLLIGVPAGYLVISANQSRDSGKDKEAKYSATGLTAGWPSRVQRRLYQIPVPDPSYQVAYYETNNWKTSRLYVQFQTADKNMDWFLKTIGVSRSDLKPDAITISARDQKITGWDFKRPGPWYGFVHKQKNPAPTQDVVVNMSDPANPFVYVVSRTVP